In Halobacterium sp. R2-5, the following are encoded in one genomic region:
- a CDS encoding PAC2 family protein, whose translation MADDASPPAPKARRDPEFRFSHDANPSDALVCGFSEFGLAGLTAADFLVDHLELEQSGHVAVDGLPAITPFENGTPRHHTRFFSKPDVDVTVLVGELFVPVSVSAALSDALSSWLDENGVRETAVLSGVPVAHGPDEHRTFYVATDDYREARLTETDVPPMGNGFLDGLKAELLAQGIDSDRRACVFTTPVHAQAPDVEAAIRLVDAVSGVYDLDVDTGPLEAFAEEVAQHYAELSERVERAADEERPDDRMYM comes from the coding sequence ATGGCAGACGACGCCTCTCCGCCGGCTCCGAAGGCGCGCCGCGACCCCGAGTTCAGGTTCTCCCACGACGCGAACCCCAGCGACGCGCTCGTCTGCGGGTTCTCCGAGTTCGGGCTCGCCGGGCTCACGGCCGCGGACTTCCTCGTCGACCACCTCGAACTCGAACAGAGCGGTCACGTCGCCGTCGACGGCCTGCCCGCGATCACGCCGTTCGAGAACGGCACGCCCCGCCACCACACGCGCTTCTTCTCGAAGCCGGACGTCGACGTCACCGTCCTCGTCGGCGAACTGTTCGTCCCGGTGTCGGTGTCGGCCGCGCTCAGCGACGCGCTCTCGTCGTGGCTCGACGAGAACGGCGTCAGGGAGACCGCGGTGCTGTCGGGCGTCCCGGTCGCGCACGGCCCGGACGAGCACCGCACGTTCTACGTCGCGACCGACGACTACCGCGAAGCGCGGCTCACCGAGACGGACGTCCCGCCGATGGGCAACGGCTTCCTCGACGGCCTGAAGGCCGAACTGCTCGCGCAGGGCATCGACAGCGACCGCCGGGCGTGCGTGTTCACGACGCCCGTCCACGCGCAGGCGCCGGACGTCGAGGCCGCGATTCGACTCGTCGACGCCGTCAGCGGCGTCTACGACCTCGACGTCGACACCGGACCCCTGGAGGCGTTCGCCGAGGAAGTCGCCCAGCACTACGCGGAGCTGAGCGAGCGCGTCGAGCGCGCCGCCGACGAGGAGCGCCCCGACGACCGGATGTACATGTAG
- a CDS encoding metal-dependent hydrolase — protein MFVGHATFAFGAVALAAVRLGASRERALALGVAAGLFAAVPDVDMAYALVGLVAVDPTSPMAVAQSFWGASTVVHRAVTHSLAVAVPAAAAFALAPTHRRTAAAALATLVGVVAAASGPLPAVIVGLFAAGGWLVARAAHAHDVRGTSLFAVALFGLVSHPFGDLLTGQPPELFYPLGANAFDGRVALSADPTLHLLGAFGVELFAIWLGVVAAFWLTGRRLTDHVNSRATVGAAYALAVLVLPPPTVDASYQFVFSVVAVGFVGAVPAPKLRQRSLTLPSAPTALLTGLTAVTLAGVAYAIAYATGIA, from the coding sequence ATGTTCGTAGGGCACGCGACGTTCGCGTTCGGCGCCGTCGCGCTCGCTGCGGTCCGGCTGGGGGCGTCCCGGGAGCGCGCGCTCGCGCTCGGCGTCGCCGCCGGCCTGTTCGCCGCTGTCCCCGACGTCGACATGGCGTACGCGCTCGTCGGGCTGGTCGCCGTCGACCCCACCAGCCCGATGGCCGTCGCGCAGTCGTTCTGGGGAGCCTCCACCGTCGTCCACCGCGCGGTCACGCACTCGCTCGCGGTGGCCGTGCCGGCGGCCGCGGCGTTCGCGCTCGCGCCCACACACCGCCGGACCGCGGCCGCCGCGCTCGCGACGCTCGTCGGCGTCGTCGCCGCTGCGTCCGGCCCGCTCCCCGCAGTCATCGTCGGCCTGTTCGCCGCGGGCGGCTGGCTCGTCGCGCGCGCTGCCCACGCGCACGATGTCCGCGGCACGAGCCTGTTCGCCGTCGCGCTGTTCGGCCTCGTCAGCCACCCGTTCGGCGACCTGCTCACGGGCCAGCCCCCGGAGCTGTTCTACCCGCTCGGCGCCAACGCCTTCGACGGCCGCGTCGCGCTGTCCGCGGACCCGACGCTCCACCTGCTCGGCGCGTTCGGCGTCGAGCTGTTCGCGATCTGGCTCGGCGTCGTCGCCGCGTTCTGGCTGACCGGTCGGCGGCTCACCGACCACGTGAACTCGCGGGCGACCGTCGGCGCGGCGTACGCCCTCGCCGTGCTCGTGCTGCCGCCGCCGACCGTCGACGCCTCCTACCAGTTCGTGTTCAGCGTCGTCGCCGTGGGGTTCGTCGGCGCCGTCCCCGCGCCGAAGCTCCGCCAGCGCTCGCTGACGCTGCCCTCGGCGCCCACCGCGCTCCTCACCGGCCTGACGGCCGTCACGCTCGCAGGCGTCGCGTACGCGATCGCGTACGCCACCGGCATCGCGTAA
- a CDS encoding 5'-nucleotidase C-terminal domain-containing protein codes for MAVRIFHYSDLENVYDTPAQAGRLASVLRNRGAALAAGSGDNTAPGVLSLVSEGRQALDLYDAVEPDVETFGNHDFDYGADVTSEVVADSPQTWVSANVYRDGDRVGGVDPWTIVDVGGAHVGFLGVLDDATPSLNPMASDLTVTDPVAATREAAAELRDAGADYVVVLSHLGRGDEELAAATDVDAVLGGHIPAERVERLDDTLLTRPGSGGEVVLEVDLDAGEVTRHVVADAPIYEPVAERLRERMAETGLNDTVGHVADPMERTESTLFRGESRIGNFVADAYRWAAGADVALQNSGGVRDGPAIEGDVTVADLVSVVPFEEPVSVAELSGAELLDVFRGAKGGSLGFAEPDWWHAHVSGAELAWDDAASELAAARVGGEPVDPDATYTLATTDYLFYTDDEFPALDEAHRVERLDVQHQVLAEYARKRGIDPEIEGRVTMHADD; via the coding sequence ATGGCGGTCCGGATTTTCCACTACTCCGATCTGGAGAACGTCTACGACACGCCCGCGCAGGCGGGCCGGCTGGCGTCCGTGCTCCGGAACCGGGGTGCGGCGCTGGCGGCCGGCTCCGGGGACAACACGGCGCCGGGCGTGCTCTCACTGGTGAGCGAGGGCCGGCAGGCCTTGGACCTCTACGACGCCGTCGAGCCCGACGTGGAGACGTTCGGCAACCACGACTTCGACTACGGCGCCGACGTCACGAGCGAGGTCGTCGCCGACTCCCCGCAGACGTGGGTGTCCGCGAACGTCTACCGGGACGGCGACCGCGTCGGCGGCGTCGACCCGTGGACGATTGTCGACGTGGGCGGCGCGCACGTCGGCTTCCTCGGCGTGCTCGACGACGCCACGCCGTCGCTGAACCCGATGGCGAGCGACCTCACCGTCACCGACCCCGTCGCGGCCACCCGGGAGGCCGCCGCCGAGCTCCGGGACGCGGGCGCGGACTACGTGGTCGTGCTCTCCCACCTCGGTCGCGGGGACGAGGAGCTCGCTGCCGCGACCGACGTGGACGCCGTGCTCGGCGGCCACATCCCCGCCGAGCGCGTCGAGCGCCTCGACGACACCCTGCTCACGCGACCCGGCTCCGGCGGCGAGGTCGTCCTCGAAGTCGACCTCGACGCGGGCGAGGTCACGCGTCACGTCGTCGCGGACGCCCCGATCTACGAGCCGGTCGCCGAGCGCCTCCGCGAGCGGATGGCCGAGACCGGCCTGAACGACACCGTCGGCCACGTCGCCGACCCGATGGAGCGCACGGAGTCGACGCTGTTCCGCGGGGAGTCCCGCATCGGGAACTTCGTCGCGGACGCCTACCGGTGGGCCGCGGGCGCGGACGTCGCGCTCCAGAACTCCGGCGGCGTCCGCGACGGCCCCGCCATCGAGGGCGACGTCACCGTCGCGGACCTCGTCAGCGTCGTGCCGTTCGAGGAACCCGTCTCCGTCGCCGAGCTCTCGGGCGCCGAACTGCTGGACGTGTTCCGCGGCGCGAAGGGCGGGTCGCTCGGGTTCGCGGAGCCGGACTGGTGGCACGCGCACGTCTCCGGCGCGGAACTCGCGTGGGACGACGCCGCCAGCGAACTCGCGGCGGCGCGCGTCGGCGGCGAGCCGGTCGACCCGGACGCCACGTACACGCTCGCGACCACGGACTACCTCTTCTACACGGACGACGAGTTCCCCGCGCTCGACGAGGCCCACCGCGTCGAGCGTCTCGACGTCCAGCACCAGGTGCTCGCGGAGTACGCGCGGAAGCGCGGCATCGACCCCGAAATCGAGGGGCGGGTCACGATGCACGCCGACGACTGA
- a CDS encoding DUF5816 domain-containing protein: MRTVASDDETLYVAEDEGQRGQEGTFYVVYRTEDRERRYGYFCSNCESVDVAMDSMRRIKCNVCGNFTKPDEWDSAHE; the protein is encoded by the coding sequence ATGCGCACGGTGGCGAGCGACGACGAAACCCTGTACGTCGCCGAGGACGAGGGGCAGCGCGGCCAGGAGGGCACGTTCTACGTGGTCTACCGTACCGAGGACCGGGAGCGACGCTACGGCTACTTCTGCTCGAACTGCGAGTCCGTGGACGTCGCGATGGACTCGATGCGCCGCATCAAGTGCAACGTCTGCGGGAACTTCACGAAGCCCGACGAGTGGGACTCCGCCCACGAATAG
- a CDS encoding mechanosensitive ion channel domain-containing protein: MSEPPSSLSGLLNSTVDEFVGNVAAAIPRVLTGLVFLALAAVLIRALVAAVRVVLRRVYADQPIYVQLGGTLVSIVLWFGALLGFLSAVGLPEIAAALGTASGFLALGVSYALSGMLADAVAGIYLLRDPDFNPGDTVVAGDVSGTVTAIELRKTRFRSEGDTIVRANADVEKKWTKKPDQ; the protein is encoded by the coding sequence ATGTCCGAGCCGCCGTCGTCGCTGTCCGGCCTCCTGAACAGCACCGTCGACGAGTTCGTCGGGAACGTCGCCGCCGCGATTCCGCGCGTGCTCACCGGCCTCGTCTTCCTCGCGCTCGCCGCGGTTCTGATCCGCGCGCTCGTGGCCGCCGTCCGCGTCGTGCTGCGGCGCGTCTACGCCGACCAGCCGATCTACGTCCAGCTCGGCGGCACGCTCGTCTCTATCGTCCTGTGGTTCGGCGCGCTGCTCGGGTTCCTCTCGGCGGTCGGCCTCCCCGAAATCGCGGCCGCCCTCGGTACCGCCTCCGGCTTCCTCGCGCTCGGCGTCTCCTACGCGCTCTCCGGGATGCTCGCGGACGCCGTCGCCGGCATCTACCTCCTCCGCGACCCCGACTTCAACCCCGGCGACACGGTCGTCGCGGGCGACGTCAGCGGCACCGTCACCGCCATCGAGCTCCGGAAGACGCGCTTCCGCTCGGAGGGCGACACCATCGTGCGCGCGAACGCCGACGTCGAGAAGAAGTGGACCAAGAAGCCCGACCAGTAG
- a CDS encoding TrmB family transcriptional regulator, which translates to MSDENLRETVQRVGAGFDLGEYEIEAYLTVLRHGELTASEIADRTDIPQPRVYDTVRSLGDRGLVELRESRPMKVVAIDPEEAFADLQSQFASMVADLEDAYTTPARDTEAVSLVKSRSTILRYFADVIESAEFELVCSLTPGLLERFADDLAAARDRGVSIDLVVAPAGDAPSPDGFDYDRVATNARARRGVTTPVIAVADGQYSVYATQGAVRDDPEKYGVIFNRSALGFLVSGFFGTVIWSTANDDLAERDAADIGLPRTYASIRRCVKDLRALDGDVYATVRGRDVLTGDARTDSGRVVETKFVETEEVATLVLDTGDGEVEVGGRVAAYEDVEAHEIAIGRDSPPQ; encoded by the coding sequence ATGAGCGACGAGAACCTCCGCGAGACCGTACAGCGAGTCGGCGCGGGGTTCGACCTCGGCGAGTACGAGATCGAGGCGTACCTCACGGTCCTCCGGCACGGCGAACTCACCGCCAGCGAGATCGCGGACCGAACCGACATCCCCCAGCCCCGGGTGTACGACACGGTGCGCAGCCTCGGCGACCGCGGGCTCGTCGAACTCCGGGAGTCCAGGCCGATGAAGGTCGTCGCCATCGACCCCGAGGAGGCGTTCGCGGACCTCCAGTCGCAGTTCGCGTCGATGGTCGCCGACCTCGAAGACGCCTACACCACGCCAGCCCGCGACACCGAAGCCGTCTCGCTGGTGAAGTCCCGGTCGACGATTCTCCGGTACTTCGCGGACGTCATCGAGAGCGCGGAGTTCGAGCTCGTCTGCTCGCTCACGCCGGGGCTGCTGGAGCGCTTCGCCGACGACCTCGCGGCCGCCCGCGACCGCGGCGTCAGCATCGACCTCGTAGTCGCGCCGGCCGGCGACGCGCCAAGCCCCGACGGGTTCGACTACGACCGCGTCGCGACGAACGCCCGCGCGCGCCGGGGCGTCACCACGCCCGTCATCGCGGTCGCCGACGGTCAGTACTCCGTCTACGCGACCCAGGGCGCGGTCCGGGACGACCCCGAGAAGTACGGCGTCATCTTCAACCGCTCCGCGCTCGGCTTCCTCGTCTCCGGGTTCTTCGGCACCGTCATCTGGTCGACCGCCAACGACGACCTCGCCGAGCGCGACGCCGCCGACATCGGCCTCCCGCGGACGTACGCGTCCATCCGGCGCTGCGTGAAGGACCTGCGCGCGCTCGACGGCGACGTGTACGCGACCGTCCGCGGCCGCGACGTGCTCACCGGCGACGCGCGCACCGACAGCGGCCGCGTCGTCGAAACGAAGTTCGTGGAGACCGAGGAAGTCGCGACGCTCGTCCTCGACACCGGCGACGGCGAGGTGGAGGTCGGCGGCCGCGTCGCCGCCTACGAGGACGTGGAAGCCCACGAAATCGCAATCGGGCGAGACAGCCCGCCGCAGTAA
- a CDS encoding alanine--glyoxylate aminotransferase family protein, which yields MDAPDVGELNPPQRTLMGPGPSPVHPRVLKAMSTPLVGHLDPSFVDIMDETQELLRYTFRTDNEWTIPVSGTGSAAMEAAIGNLTEPGDTFLAPTNGYFGDRMAEMARRAGGDVVRVDAPWGEPLQPEDVEAAFDEHQPDVFGFVHAETSTGAKQTNVPELTDIAHEHDALVVADTVTSLGGVELRVDEWGIDAAYSGPQKCLSCPPGASPLTLNDDAMDKVLSREEDPRSWYLDLSLLEGYWGDERAYHHTAPVSNVYALREALRLVAEEGIESRWERHERVAGALKAGVEAMGLGLNPEDDYWLPSLNAVRVPDGVDDGDVIDYVLANYDLEIASGLGDLEGDVFRIGCMGHGARPGNVTLVVAALADAFEALGADVDAAAGLAATRGALRE from the coding sequence ATGGACGCGCCAGACGTCGGAGAGTTGAATCCGCCGCAGCGAACGCTGATGGGTCCGGGGCCGAGCCCGGTCCACCCGCGCGTGCTGAAAGCGATGAGCACGCCGCTCGTGGGCCACCTCGACCCGTCGTTCGTCGACATCATGGACGAGACCCAGGAGCTGCTTCGGTACACGTTCCGCACGGACAACGAGTGGACGATTCCCGTCTCCGGGACGGGGTCGGCCGCGATGGAGGCCGCCATCGGCAACCTCACGGAACCCGGTGACACGTTCCTCGCGCCGACGAACGGCTACTTCGGCGACCGCATGGCGGAGATGGCGCGCCGCGCGGGCGGCGACGTCGTGCGCGTGGACGCGCCGTGGGGCGAGCCGCTCCAGCCCGAGGACGTGGAGGCGGCGTTCGACGAGCACCAGCCCGACGTCTTCGGGTTCGTGCACGCGGAGACGTCGACGGGCGCCAAGCAGACGAACGTCCCGGAGCTCACGGACATCGCCCACGAGCACGACGCGCTCGTCGTCGCGGACACCGTGACGAGCCTCGGCGGCGTCGAGTTGCGCGTCGACGAGTGGGGCATCGACGCGGCGTACTCCGGCCCGCAGAAGTGCCTGTCCTGTCCGCCGGGCGCGAGCCCGCTGACCCTGAACGACGACGCGATGGACAAAGTGCTCTCCCGGGAGGAGGACCCGCGGTCGTGGTACCTCGACCTCTCCCTGCTGGAGGGGTACTGGGGCGACGAGCGCGCGTACCACCACACGGCGCCCGTCTCGAACGTGTACGCGCTCCGCGAGGCGCTGCGGCTGGTCGCCGAGGAAGGCATCGAGTCCCGCTGGGAGCGCCACGAGCGCGTCGCGGGCGCGCTGAAGGCGGGCGTCGAGGCGATGGGGCTCGGCCTCAACCCCGAGGACGACTACTGGCTGCCGAGCCTGAACGCCGTCCGGGTGCCCGACGGCGTCGACGACGGCGACGTCATCGACTACGTGCTCGCGAACTACGACCTCGAGATCGCGTCCGGGCTCGGCGACCTGGAGGGCGACGTGTTCCGCATCGGCTGTATGGGCCACGGCGCCCGACCGGGGAACGTCACGCTCGTGGTCGCGGCGCTCGCGGACGCGTTCGAGGCGCTCGGCGCAGACGTGGACGCGGCCGCCGGGCTGGCGGCGACGCGCGGCGCGCTCAGAGAATGA